A window of the Hordeum vulgare subsp. vulgare chromosome 5H, MorexV3_pseudomolecules_assembly, whole genome shotgun sequence genome harbors these coding sequences:
- the LOC123452179 gene encoding ATP-sulfurylase 3, chloroplastic-like has protein sequence MATQAAFAVRFPQLARPSRGQGQPAAAAARVAVRGGGRAAAAAARGVRCRAGGLIEPDGGRLVELVAPEEGGRRAALRREAAALPHRVRLGRVDTEWLHVLSEGWASPLRGFMRETEFLQALHFNAVRGADGSLVNMSVPIVLALDDAQRRAIQASAATSVALVDAHDRPVAVLRDIEIYKHNKEERIARTWGTAARGLPYVEEAITNAGDWLIGGDLEVIEPIKYNDGLDQYRLSPAQLREEFARRNADAVFAFQLRNPVHNGHALLMTDTRRRLLEMGYKNPVLLLHPLGGFTKADDVPLSVRMKQHEKVLEEGVLNPESTVVAIFPSPMHYAGPTEVQWHAKARINAGANFYIVGRDPAGMGHPTEKRDLYDADHGKKVLSMAPGLERLNILPFKVAAYDTKHNKMNFFDPSRKEDFLFISGTKMRSLAKNRESPPDGFMCPGGWKVLVEYYDSLAPPEGSSKLREAVAA, from the exons ATGGCGACGCAGGCCGCCTTCGCGGTGAGGTTCCCGCAGCTGGCGCGGCCCAGCAGGGGGCAGGGacagccggcggcggcggcggcgcgggtcgcggtgaggggcggcggcagggccgcggcggcggcggcgcgcggggtGCGGTGCCGGGCCGGCGGCCTGATCGAGCCGGACGGGGGCAGGCTGGTGGAGCTGGTGGCGCCCGAGGAGGGCGGGCGGCGGGCGGCGCTGcggcgggaggcggcggcgctgcCGCACCGGGTGCGCCTGGGCCGCGTGGACACCGAGTGGCTGCACGTGCTCAGCGAGGGCTGGGCCAGCCCGCTGCGCGGCTTCATGCGCGAGACCGAGTTCCTCCAAGCACTTCATTTCAACGCCGTCCGCGGCGCCGATGGCAGCCTCGTCAACATGTCCGTGCCCATCGTCCTCGCCCTCGACGACGCCCagcgccgcgccatccaggcctcCGCCGCCACCAGCGTCGCGCTCGTCGACGCCCACGACCGCCCCGTCGCCGTCCTCCGCGA TATTGAGATCTACAAGCATAACAAGGAAGAAAGAATTGCACGGACTTGGGGAACAGCTGCACGTGGACTGCCGTACGTAGAGGAGGCGATTACAAATGCTGGTGATTGGTTGATTGGTGGAGACCTGGAGGTTATAGAACCAATCAAGTATAATGATGGCCTGGATCAGTATCGTTTGTCTCCAGCACAGCTGCGTGAAGAATTTGCCAGGCGCAATGCAGATGCAGTGTTTGCTTTTCAACTTCGTAACCCTGTGCACAATGGGCATGCGTTGCTCATGACTGATACACGGAGGCGTCTTCTTGAGATGGGCTACAAAAACcctgttcttcttctccatccaCTGGGAGGATTCACAAAAGCAGATGACGTGCCTCTTAGTGTGAGAATGAAGCAGCATGAGAAG GTTCTTGAGGAAGGTGTCCTAAACCCAGAATCAACTGTGGTTGCAATCTTCCCCTCTCCAATGCACTATGCTGGGCCAACTGAGGTGCAGTGGCATGCTAAGGCTCGTATAAATGCTGGTGCAAACTTCTATATTGTCGGAAGAGACCCTGCTGGTATGGGCCACCCGACCGAAAAGAGGGACCTTTATGATGCTGATCATGGGAAAAAAGTACTGAGCATGGCTCCTGGGCTTGAGAGGCTCAATATCCTTCCTTTCAAG GTGGCTGCATACGACACAAAGCATAACAAGATGAATTTCTTCGACCCATCAAGGAAAGAGGACTTCCTGTTCATCTCTGGCACAAAG ATGCGCAGCCTTGCCAAGAATCGCGAGAGCCCACCCGACGGTTTTATGTGCCCGGGTGGCTGGAAGGTCCTCGTCGAGTACTACGACAGCTTGGCGCCTCCAGAAGGCAGCAGCAAACTGCGAGAGGCGGTTGCGGCTTAG